Part of the Terriglobales bacterium genome, GCGCCGCAGTCGAGCTGGTGCGCGGGCATGCGCAGAAGAAGCACGCGGCGGCGAGCAAGCCGGCGAGTCTCGCCGCCACCGCCGCGTGGGCGGTCTGAGATCGGCGATCGTAAATCGGCAATCGGCAATCCCTTATGTTCGCCGCGCTCTACATCCCGGACCTTCCCGTCGAAGCGGTGGTGCGCGTGGAGCCGGCGCTGCGCGAGCACGCGATCGCGGTGCTGGAGGGCAAGCCGCCGCTGGAGCGCGTGGCGGCAGCGAATGAGCGGGCGCGGCTGCTGGGCATTGAAGCGGGCCTGACGAAGCTGCAGCTCGAGGAATTCGCCGGCAACGTCACGCTGCGGAAGCGCTTGCCCGAGCAGGAAGCCGCGGCGCACGCGGCGCTGCTCGACGCGGCCTGCGCGTTCTCGCCGCGCGTGGAAGACACCGCGGCAGACACGGTAGTGCTGGATCTCGCCGGACTGGAGTCGTTGTTCGGCCCGCCGGCAAAGATCGCGCGCGACCTGGCGCGCCGTGCCAGCGAGCTGGGGTTGGAGGCGAACGTGGCGGCGGCGGCGAATCCGGACGCCGCGACCTACCTGGCGCGCGGCTTCAACGGCGTGACCATCGTGCCGGAAGACAAGACGGCCGAGCGGCTCGGGCTGCTCGAGGTCGGCGTGCTCGCGCCCGAGGCCGAGCGCCCGGAAGACTTCGATGGCGCGCCGCCGGTGGAGCGGTTCGCGGAAGTGATGGAGCGCTGGGGGATCCGGACGCTGCGGCCGTTCGCGAACCTGCCTTCGGTCGCCGTGGTCGAGCGGCTGGGGCAGCGCGGCTTGACGCTGCAGCAACTGGCGCGCGGCGAGCGCCGTCGGACGCTCGTCCCGCTGGAGCCGCCGCTCGAATTCGAAGAGACCGCGGAACTGGAGTATCCGGTGGAGAACCTGGAGCCGCTGGTCTTCCTGCTGAACCGCATGCTGGAGCAGCTATGCGCGCGGCTGAAGGCGCGGTCGCTGGCGACCAACGAACTCAAGCTCACGTGTGTGCTCGATCCCCCCGAAGATCCCGAAAATCCAACGCAGAGACGCAGAGGGGCGGAGGAAAAGAGAGAAAAAGATTCCTCCACGGATCCCTCCGCCTCTCCGCGCCTCGGCGTTGAAGTTTTTGCTCGCACCCTCAAGCTGCCGGTGCCGATGCAGGACGCGAAGGTCCTGCTGAAGCTGCTGCAGCTGGAGCTGGCGGCGCATCCGCCGGGCGCGCCGGTGAAGAAGCTCGCGCTGCGGGCGGAGCCGGTGAAGCCGCGCGCGACGCAGGGCGGGTTCTTCGTCCCGGTAGCGCCGGAGCCGGAGAAGCTGGAGCTGCTGCTGGCACGCGTGGCGGCGCTGGTGGGCGAGGAGAACGTGGGCGCGGCGGAGGTGCTGGATTCGCACCGGCCGGATGCGCACCGGGTGAAGAAGTTCCGAGTTGTGAGTTCCGAGTTGCGAGTGAAACCGGCCACTCGCAGCTCGCAACTCGCAGCTCGCAACTCTGCGAAGCTCGCGCTGCGATTGTTTCGCCCGCCGCTGCGCGCGCGCGTGGAAGTTCAGGGCGGCAAGCCGGCGCGGGTCTCGTTCCTGAAGGTGGCGCGCGCGGAGGTGCTCGCGTGCGCCGGGCCGTGGCGCACGTCGGGCGAGTGGTGGACGAACGAAGGCTGGCAGCGCGACGAGTGGGACGTCGCCCTGAAAACAAAAGACGGCACGGCGCTCTACCGGATGTATCGCGACGCCGCGTCGGGAGATTGGTTCGTGTTCGGCAGCTACGACTGACACGATTTACGGCTTACGACCTGGTCGTTTACGAGTTGGGATCAGGTCGTAAGTCGAAGATCGTAAGCCGTAGATCGAGAATGAAATGGGCTACGTAGAACTTCACGCGCGCTCGGCGTTCAGTTTCCTCGAAGGCGGCTCGCTGCCGGAGGAGCTGGCGGCGTACGCCTCGGCGCTGGAGCTCGGGGCGGTCGCGCTCACCGACCGCGACGGCGTCTACGGCGCGCCGCGCTTCCACATGGCGGCGAAGAAGACCGGCGTGAGAGCGCACATCGGCTCGGAGATCTCACTTCCACCACAGAGACACAGAGACACAGAGAAAAACGAGAATGAAATGGGTACCTCTGTGTCTCTGCGTCTCTGTGGTGAGCCGGCTCGCCTTCCGCTGCTAGTGGCAGAACGTGTCGGTTACCAGAACCTTTGCCAGCTCGTCACGAAGATGAAGCTGCGGCTGCCGAAGCATCCCAAGGCCGGCGAGCGGTGCGCGACCGACTACGACGAACTGGCGGAGCATGCGCGCGGGCTGATCTGCCTGACGGGCGACGAGCACGGACCGCTGGCGGCGGCGCTCGCGCGCGGAGGCAAGGAAGAAGCGCGCAGCGAGCTGGAGCGGCTGGTCGCGACGTTCGGCAAAGAAAACGTTTACGTCGAGCTCGAGCGGCACTACGACCGCGCGGAAGAGGCGCGCAACCAGGCGGCGGTCGAGCTGGCGCGCGAGCTGGCGCTGCCGCTGGTCGCGACCAACGGCGCGCGCTACGCGGCGCCGCAGGAGCGTGAGGTGCTCGACATCTTCACCTGCATCCGCGAGCACACGGCGCTGGACCGCGCCGGGCGCCTGCTGGCGCGGAATTCGGAGCGGTGCTTGAAGCCCGCGCGCGAGATGCAGCGGCTGTTCGCCGACCTGCCGGAAGCGATCGCCAACACCGCGGAAGTCTCGGCGCGACTGCAGTTCACGCTTGCCGACCTGGGATACGAGGTCCCGCGCTACCCGGTGCCGGAGGGCGAGACGATGCAGTCGTTCCTGCGCAAGCGCACGATGGAGGGCGCGCGGCTGCGCTACCTGACCGACGGCAAGCGTCCCCTGTGGCCGCGGGCGCGGCGGCAGATCGAGCGCGAGCTCACGCTCATCGAGAAGCTCGAGCTCGCCGGCTACTTCCTCATCGTGTGGGACATCGTGCAGTTCTGCCGCGAGCACGGGATCCTGGTGCAGGGGCGCGGCTCGGCGGCGAACTCGGCCGTCTGCTACTCGCTCGGCATCACCGCGGTCGATCCCGTCGGGATGGACCTGCTGTTCGAGCGCTTCCTTTCCGAAGAGCGCGGCGAGTGGCCGGACATCGATCTCGACCTGCCGTCGGGCGACCAGCGCGAGCGCGCGATCCAGTACGTCTACCAGCGCTACGGCGAACGCGGCGCCGCGATGACGGCCAACGTCATCACGTATCGCGGGCGCTCGGCGGCGCGCGAGGTCGGGAAAGTCCTCGGCTTCGACCAGCAGACGCTCGACCGGCTCGCCAAGCACGTGAGCTCGTGGGAGTACCACGACCCCGCCGACACGCGCGCGCGGCAGTTCCGCGACGCCGGGTTCGACCTGCGTCATCCACGCATCCGCAAGTTCTACGACCTGATGCACGCGGTGCAGGACCTGCCGCGGCATCTCGGGCAGCACTCGGGCGGCATGGTGGTGTGCCAGGGGCAGCTCGATTCGGTGGTGCCGCTGGAGCCGGCGGCGATGCCCGGGCGCGTGGTGGTGCAGTGGGATAAAGATGACTGCGCCGACCTCGGCATCGTGAAGGTCGACCTGCTCGGGCTGGGGATGATGGCCGCGCTCGAGGAGACGATCGCGACCATCCGGCGCGATCACCAGGAAGAGGTCGACCTCGCGCAGTTGCCGGCGGACGATCCGGAGGTCTACGCCGCGCTCTCGAAAGCGGACACGGTCGGCATGTTCCAGATCGAGAGCCGCGCGCAGATGTCGTGCCTGCCGCGGCTGCAGCCGCGCACGTTCTACGACCTCGTGGTGCAGGTGGCGATCATCCGGCCGGGACCGATCGTCGGGAACATGGTGCATCCGTACCTGAAGCGGCGGCAGGGGCGCGAGCCGGTGGAGTATCCGCACCCGTCGCTCGAGCCGGTGCTGGAGCGCACGTTGGGCGTGCCGCTCTTCCAGGAACAATTATTAAGGATGGCGATGATCGCCGCCGGCTTCTCCGGCGGGCAAGCGGAGGAACTGCGCCGCGCCTTCGGCTTCAAGCGCTCGGAGGCGCGCATGTCGGAAGTCGAGGTGAAGCTGCGCGCGGGGATGACGCGCAACGGGATCACGGGAGCAGCGCAGGACGCGATCGTGAAAGCTATCACGTCGTTCGCGCTCTACGGCTTCCCGGAGTCGCACGCGGCGAGCTTCGCGCTGCTGGCGTACGCGAGCGCGTGGCTGAAGTGCCACTACCTCGCGGCGTTCACCGCCGCGCTGCTCAACAACCAGCCGATGGGCTTCTATCACCCGTCGACCATCGTGAAAGACGCGCAGCGGCACGGGCTCGCGGTGCGCGTGGTGGACATCACGCGGTCGGACTGGCTGTGCACGCTGGAAAAACAAAATCCCCCACAGAGACACAGAGACACAGAGAAAAACGGAAAAGAATTGCATTCCTCTGTGCCTCTGTGTCTCTGTGGTGAAAGGGTTTTTGCTCTCCGGCTCGGGCTGCGCTACGTGAAAGGGCTGCGCGAGGAGGCGGGGCGGGCCATCGTGCGCGAGCGCGCGCGCGCGCCGTTCGCTTCCATCGACGACCTGGCGCGCAGAGTGCCGGAGCTGAGGAAGGACGAGCTGGTGAAGCTGGCTGAAGTGGGGGCGTTGAACAGTATCGGAAAATCGTTTCCGGTTTCCGGTTTTCCGTTTCCCGAGGCCACCGAAAACGGGAAACGGGAAACGGGAAACGCTTTTCATCGAAGAGACGCGCTGTGGCACGCGGAGCGCGCGGGGCGCGCGGTGGGGCCGCTGCTGCGCAACCTGGTCGAGAAGGACGCGCCCTCGCCGCTCGCGCGCATGACGGACGAAGAGCGCCTGGTCGCCGACTTCCGCGGCACCGGGCTGACCGTGGGGCCGCACCCGATGAGCTATCACCGGCGCGAGATGATCGAGCGCGGCGTCTTCCGCGCCATCGACCTGCCGCGCTTCCGCAGCGGGAAGAAGCTGAAGGTGGCCGGCTGCGTGATCGCGCGCCAGCGCCCGGGGACGGCGAAGGGCTTCGTTTTCCTCAGCCTGGAGGACGAGACCGGCATCGCCAACGCCATCGTCACGCCCGACCTCTACCAGCGCTATCGCACCGAGCTGGCGAGCGAGCGCTTCCTGATGGTCGAGGGCGTGCTGCAGAACCAGGACAACGTGCTCTCGGTGAAGGCCGAGCGGGTGGAGCCGCTGCGCGTCACCCGGGCGGAGACTTCTTCGCACGATTTTCACTGAAAACCCGATTTTCATTTTAGAAGACGCGCCATCCACAGCCCGTTGGTTTACCATGGGCTTTCCGCAAGAGCATCGCGGGCCTTTCCGGTCCGGCTCTGGCGCATTTCCCCGAGGAGCAGTCCCCCATGCCAAGAGCGAAGAACGACGACGGCGGCGCAACCGTAAAGAGCGCCACGCGCCGCCGCAGCACGAGCGCGGCCGGCCCGGACGTGACCGAAGCAAAGCCGCCGGTCTCGGCGAACCCGAACCCCACGTTGCCGGTGAGCGAGACGCCGCGCAATGCCGAAGAAGAGATCCGGCGGCGCGCCTACGAGCTGTACGAGCAGGACGGGCGGCCGGACGGCCGCGACCGCGAGCACTGGCTGCGCGCGGAAGCGGAAGTGCTGGGCCGCAGCAGCGGCCGGCGCGGACAAAAGAGCGCCTAGCCGCGCTCAGTGGATGAGCGCGGGCGCGCGCTCCGCCGCCTCGGTCACGAGGCGCGCCTGGTCGAGCACCTCGCGCACCTTGCGCGCGAAGGCGTCCCAAGTGAAGGGTTTTTCCAGGAACGGCGTGTCCG contains:
- a CDS encoding DNA polymerase Y family protein — translated: MFAALYIPDLPVEAVVRVEPALREHAIAVLEGKPPLERVAAANERARLLGIEAGLTKLQLEEFAGNVTLRKRLPEQEAAAHAALLDAACAFSPRVEDTAADTVVLDLAGLESLFGPPAKIARDLARRASELGLEANVAAAANPDAATYLARGFNGVTIVPEDKTAERLGLLEVGVLAPEAERPEDFDGAPPVERFAEVMERWGIRTLRPFANLPSVAVVERLGQRGLTLQQLARGERRRTLVPLEPPLEFEETAELEYPVENLEPLVFLLNRMLEQLCARLKARSLATNELKLTCVLDPPEDPENPTQRRRGAEEKREKDSSTDPSASPRLGVEVFARTLKLPVPMQDAKVLLKLLQLELAAHPPGAPVKKLALRAEPVKPRATQGGFFVPVAPEPEKLELLLARVAALVGEENVGAAEVLDSHRPDAHRVKKFRVVSSELRVKPATRSSQLAARNSAKLALRLFRPPLRARVEVQGGKPARVSFLKVARAEVLACAGPWRTSGEWWTNEGWQRDEWDVALKTKDGTALYRMYRDAASGDWFVFGSYD
- a CDS encoding error-prone DNA polymerase, whose translation is MGYVELHARSAFSFLEGGSLPEELAAYASALELGAVALTDRDGVYGAPRFHMAAKKTGVRAHIGSEISLPPQRHRDTEKNENEMGTSVSLRLCGEPARLPLLVAERVGYQNLCQLVTKMKLRLPKHPKAGERCATDYDELAEHARGLICLTGDEHGPLAAALARGGKEEARSELERLVATFGKENVYVELERHYDRAEEARNQAAVELARELALPLVATNGARYAAPQEREVLDIFTCIREHTALDRAGRLLARNSERCLKPAREMQRLFADLPEAIANTAEVSARLQFTLADLGYEVPRYPVPEGETMQSFLRKRTMEGARLRYLTDGKRPLWPRARRQIERELTLIEKLELAGYFLIVWDIVQFCREHGILVQGRGSAANSAVCYSLGITAVDPVGMDLLFERFLSEERGEWPDIDLDLPSGDQRERAIQYVYQRYGERGAAMTANVITYRGRSAAREVGKVLGFDQQTLDRLAKHVSSWEYHDPADTRARQFRDAGFDLRHPRIRKFYDLMHAVQDLPRHLGQHSGGMVVCQGQLDSVVPLEPAAMPGRVVVQWDKDDCADLGIVKVDLLGLGMMAALEETIATIRRDHQEEVDLAQLPADDPEVYAALSKADTVGMFQIESRAQMSCLPRLQPRTFYDLVVQVAIIRPGPIVGNMVHPYLKRRQGREPVEYPHPSLEPVLERTLGVPLFQEQLLRMAMIAAGFSGGQAEELRRAFGFKRSEARMSEVEVKLRAGMTRNGITGAAQDAIVKAITSFALYGFPESHAASFALLAYASAWLKCHYLAAFTAALLNNQPMGFYHPSTIVKDAQRHGLAVRVVDITRSDWLCTLEKQNPPQRHRDTEKNGKELHSSVPLCLCGERVFALRLGLRYVKGLREEAGRAIVRERARAPFASIDDLARRVPELRKDELVKLAEVGALNSIGKSFPVSGFPFPEATENGKRETGNAFHRRDALWHAERAGRAVGPLLRNLVEKDAPSPLARMTDEERLVADFRGTGLTVGPHPMSYHRREMIERGVFRAIDLPRFRSGKKLKVAGCVIARQRPGTAKGFVFLSLEDETGIANAIVTPDLYQRYRTELASERFLMVEGVLQNQDNVLSVKAERVEPLRVTRAETSSHDFH
- a CDS encoding DUF2934 domain-containing protein; translated protein: MPRAKNDDGGATVKSATRRRSTSAAGPDVTEAKPPVSANPNPTLPVSETPRNAEEEIRRRAYELYEQDGRPDGRDREHWLRAEAEVLGRSSGRRGQKSA